One part of the Dasypus novemcinctus isolate mDasNov1 chromosome 27, mDasNov1.1.hap2, whole genome shotgun sequence genome encodes these proteins:
- the ZNF202 gene encoding zinc finger protein 202, giving the protein MATALEAEDQDLWEEEGILMVKLEDDFTCRPESVFQRDDPVLETSHQNFRRFRYQEAASPREALIRLRELCHQWLRPERRTKEQILELLVLEQFLTVLPGELQSWVRGQRPESGEEAVTLVEGLQKQPRRPRRWVTVHVHGQEVLSEETVHIGAEPESPSELQNPVQSSSPEESHEETTQSPALGAPEEQSQYHEEESQPQQESEVPVLQTPDFPEERNTGGSEMVALLTALSQGLVTFKDVAVCFSQDQWSDLDPTQREFYGEYVLEEDCGIVVSLSFPIPRLDGISQVREEEPWVPDIQEPQEPQETEILSFTYTGDRSEDEEEYIEHDLSLEDLHRSILGDAEVPQTPDWEIVFDDNPGRLNERRFGTNISQVNSFMSLRETMPLHPLLGRHHNCPVCGKSFTCNSHLVRHLRTHTGEKPYKCMECGKSYTRSSHLARHQKVHKMGTPYKFPLNRKNMDGTSPLIQAERAPPVEKPYRCDDCGKHFRWTSDLVRHQRTHTGEKPFFCTICGKSFSQKSVLTTHQRIHLGGKPYLCGECGKDFNDHRQYLAHRKTHAAEELYLCSECGRCFTHSAAFAKHLRGHASVRPCRCNECGKSFSRRDHLVRHQRTHTGEKPFTCPTCGKSFSRGYHLIRHQRTHSEKTP; this is encoded by the exons ATGGCTACAGCCTTGGAAGCAGAAGACCAGGATctttgggaggaggagggaattcTGATGGTGAAATTGGAAGATGATTTCACCTGTAGGCCGGAGTCCGTGTTCCAGAGGGACGACCCTGTGCTGGAGACCTCACACCAGAACTTCCGAAGGTTTCGCTACCAGGAAGCGGCCAGCCCTCGGGAAGCTCTCATTCGACTCCGAGAACTTTGTCATCAGTGGCTGAGACCAGAGAGGCGGACCAAGGAACAGATCCTAGAGCTGCTCGTGCTGGAGCAGTTCCTTACTGTCCTGCCTGGAGAGCTGCAGAGCTGGGTGCGCGGCCAACGGCCAGAAAGCGGCGAGGAGGCAGTGACGCTGGTGGAGGGTTTGCAGAAACAGCCCAGGAGACCAAGGCGGTGG GTGACTGTCCATGTTCACGGCCAGGAAGTCCTGTCGGAAGAGACCGTGCATATAGGAGCGGAGCCTGAGTCACCAAGTGAGCTGCAGAATCCTGTGCAGAGCTCAAGCCCCGAAGAATCCCATGAGGAGACCACACAGAGCCCAGCTCTGGGAGCACCGGAGGAGCAGAGCCAGTACCACGAAGAGGAGTCGCAGCCTCAGCAGGAGAGCG AGGTCCCAGTGCTGCAGACCCCAGACTTTCCTGAAGAGAGGAACACTGGAGGCTCAGAGATGGTTGCCCTCCTCACTGCGCTGTCACAG GGACTGGTAACTTTCAAGGACGTGGCTGTTTGCTTCTCCCAGGACCAGTGGAGTGACCTGGACCCAACACAGAGAGAATTCTATGGAGAATATGTCTTGGAAGAAGACTGTGGAATTGTGGTCTCTCTGT CATTTCCAATCCCCAGACTAGATGGGATCTCCCAGGTTAGAGAGGAAGAACCTTGGGTCCCAGATATCCAAGAGCCTCAAGAACCTCAAGAGACAGAAATCCTGAGTTTTACCTACACAG GAGATAGGAGTGAAGATGAAGAAGAGTATATTGAGCACGATCTGAGTTTGGAAGATCTACATAGATCTATTTTGGGAGATGCTGAAGTTCCCCAGACTCCAGATTGGGAAATAGTCTTTGATGATAATCCGGGTAGACTTAACGAAAGGAGATTTGGTACAAATATATCTCAAGTTAATAGTTTCATGAGTCTTCGGGAAACCATGCCTCTCCACCCACTGTTAGGGAGACATCATAACTGCCCTGTCTGTGGAAAAAGCTTTACTTGTAACTCCCACCTTGTTAGACACCTGAgaactcacacaggagagaagCCCTATAAATGTATGGAGTGTGGGAAGAGTTATACACGGAGCTCACATCTTGCCAGGCACCAAAAAGTTCACAAGATGGGCACCCCTTACAAGTTTCCCCTCAACCGGAAGAATATGGACGGGACCTCCCCGCTGATCCAGGCAGAGAGAGCTCCACCCGTGGAGAAGCCCTATAGATGCGATGACTGTGGCAAACACTTCCGCTGGACTTCAGACCTTGTCAGGCATCAGAGGACACATACGGGAGAAAAGCCCTTCTTCTGTACCATTTGCGGCAAAAGCTTCAGCCAGAAATCTGTGCTAACAACACACCAAAGAATCCATCTTGGAGGCAAGCCATACTTGTGTGGAGAGTGTGGCAAGGACTTCAATGACCACAGGCAGTATCTGGCTCACCGGAAGACGCACGCTGCTGAGGAGCTCTATCTCTGCAGTGAGTGTGGCCGGTGCTTCACCCACAGCGCAGCCTTTGCCAAGCACCTGAGGGGACACGCATCGGTGCGGCCCTGCCGCTGCAATGAGTGTGGGAAAAGCTTTAGTCGAAGGGACCACCTCGTCAGGCACCAGAGAACGCACACTGGTGAGAAGCCGTTCACATGCCCGACCTGTGGAAAAAGCTTCAGCCGAGGATATCACTTAATCCGGCATCAGAGGACCCACTCAGAAAAGACCCCCTAG